A region of Arabidopsis thaliana chromosome 5, partial sequence DNA encodes the following proteins:
- a CDS encoding TatD related DNase (TatD related DNase; FUNCTIONS IN: endodeoxyribonuclease activity, producing 5'-phosphomonoesters, deoxyribonuclease activity; INVOLVED IN: biological_process unknown; LOCATED IN: cellular_component unknown; EXPRESSED IN: 24 plant structures; EXPRESSED DURING: 13 growth stages; CONTAINS InterPro DOMAIN/s: Deoxyribonuclease, TatD Mg-dependent (InterPro:IPR012278), Deoxyribonuclease, TatD (InterPro:IPR015992), Deoxyribonuclease, TatD-related (InterPro:IPR001130); BEST Arabidopsis thaliana protein match is: TatD related DNase (TAIR:AT3G03500.1); Has 30201 Blast hits to 17322 proteins in 780 species: Archae - 12; Bacteria - 1396; Metazoa - 17338; Fungi - 3422; Plants - 5037; Viruses - 0; Other Eukaryotes - 2996 (source: NCBI BLink).): MKLFDAHCHLQDPRIITKAPQIISSAVASGVSAFAVNGVSEKDWSLVKEMGAKYPSVVPCFGIHPWYVAERSPQWFETLKSFFETTPTAAVGEIGLDKGSKGREIDFSEQVTVFRQQLELAKELKKPASVHCVRAFGDLLEILKSVGPFPSGVMLHSYLGSAEMVPEFAKLGAYFSFSGFLMSMSEKKAKKMLKAVPSDRILLETDSPDALPKAESGCLYFVDGDPSLPEEGNSAQDLDSASYDKPNVSSDSMKLTKETLNHPANIHIVLGYVAQLLDMKNEELAELSYQNAVRLFSYEGSKILLDRGTGDVSGHTQNQSTTHVS, translated from the exons atgaaactgtTCGACGCGCACTGTCACCTTCAAGACCCGAGGATTATCACCAAAGCTCCTCAGATAATCTCCTCCGCCGTTGCTTCCGGCGTCTCTGCTTTCGCCGTCAATGGAGTCTCCGAG AAAGATTGGAGTTTGGTCAAAGAGATGGGAGCTAAATACCCTTCTGTTGTTCCTTGCTTTGGGATCCATCCATG GTATGTAGCAGAGAGGAGTCCTCAATGGTTTGAGACATTAAAGAGTTTCTTTGAGACCACTCCTACTGCTGCTGTTGGAGAA ATTGGTTTGGACAAAGGGTCTAAGGGAAGGGAGATTGATTTCTCAGAACAG gTTACCGTCTTTCGTCAACAGCTTGAACTTGCAAAGGAATTGAAGAAACCTGCGTCAGTTCATTGTGTTCGTGCATTTGGGGATCTACTCGAGATATTAAA ATCTGTAGGGCCTTTTCCTTCTGGGGTCATGCTTCACTCGTATTTGGGTTCTGCTGAGATGGTTCCTGAATTTGCTAAGCTCGGTGCATATTTCTCCTTCTCCGGTTTCCTTATGTCCATGAGTGAGAAAAAAGCCAAGAAGATGTTGAAAGCA GTTCCATCTGATAGGATCTTATTGGAGACGGATTCACCAGATGCACTACCAAAGGCAGAGTCAGGTTGTCTCTACTTTGTAGACGGAGATCCTTCTCTACCCGAAGAAGGAAATTCAGCTCAGGATCTTGATTCTGCTTCATATGATAAGCCTAATGTGTCTAGTGACTCGATGAAGTTAACAAAGGAAACACTTAATCACCCGGCTAATATTCATATC GTACTCGGATATGTAGCGCAGTTGTTGGATATGAAGAATGAAGAACTCGCGGAACTAAGTTATCAAAATGCTGTTCGGTTATTCTCTTACGAAGGTTCAAAGATACTTCTTGACAGAG GTACTGGTGATGTCTCTGGTCACACTCAAAACCAGTCAACAACACATGTATCATGA